One genomic segment of Musa acuminata AAA Group cultivar baxijiao chromosome BXJ3-3, Cavendish_Baxijiao_AAA, whole genome shotgun sequence includes these proteins:
- the LOC103973889 gene encoding scopoletin glucosyltransferase-like, which produces MADDASQPLRVFFFPLMSPGHMIPMIDIAKLFARHGAAVTVVTTPGNEPLVRPAIDRRHDGTPVVDLLLLPFPDSVAHLVPSTGEHLGAITTAEHADFMNAVFALAGPLDDLLRQRRPDCLVSDAMFPWTSATAAQLGIPRLVFYGPGAFLLCVHRSIEFRGHHAAVSSRSERFAIEGLPHRIHLEPSEISPIFKFTEMVLRQRKAEESSFGVLVNSFYELEPDYADLFRKEPVTKAYYVGPVALCDQEKEAQRGSRSSPHLGRWLSWLDSKPAGAVVYVCFGSLCELSNDQFKDLALGLEASGHLFLWVVREGAGCPTAWLPDGYERRVEGRGLVIRGWAPQVALLGHPAVGGFVTHCGWNSTLEGLTAGKPMAAWPLNYDQFVNEKLLTEVAGVGVRVRRSEAVGAARVTAEEVTAAVRELMGGGEAAAERRRRAREYAAMAKAAMKEGGSSYQDMTCLMEELMACRERKPGGALNGDVGL; this is translated from the coding sequence ATGGCCGATGACGCGAGTCAGCCACTCCgcgtcttcttcttccccctgatGAGCCCCGGCCACATGATCCCTATGATCGACATAGCCAAGCTTTTCGCCCGCCATGGCGCCGCCGTCACTGTCGTCACCACACCCGGCAACGAGCCCCTCGTTCGCCCAGCCATCGATCGCCGCCACGACGGGACGCCCGTCgtcgacctcctcctcctccccttccctGACTCCGTCGCCCACCTTGTACCCTCCACAGGTGAGCACCTCGGCGCCATAACTACTGCAGAGCATGCAGACTTCATGAACGCCGTGTTCGCCCTCGCCGGCCCCCTCGACGACCTCCTCCGCCAACGTCGCCCCGACTGCCTCGTCTCCGATGCCATGTTCCCTTGgacctccgccaccgccgcccaACTCGGCATACCTCGCCTCGTCTTCTACGGCCCCGGCGCCTTTCTCCTCtgcgtccatcggagcatcgagtTCCGCGGCCACCACGCCGCCGTCTCCTCCCGTTCTGAGCGCTTCGCCATCGAGGGACTCCCCCACCGCATCCACTTGGAACCGTCCGAGATCTCTCCCATCTTCAAGTTCACCGAGATGGTGCTCCGGCAAAGAAAGGCGGAGGAGAGTAGCTTTGGCGTCCTCGTCAACAGCTTCTACGAGCTCGAGCCGGACTACGCCGATCTCTTCCGCAAGGAACCCGTCACCAAGGCGTACTACGTAGGTCCGGTCGCCCTCTGCGACCAGGAGAAGGAGGCCCAAAGGGGCAGCCGGAGCAGTCCGCACCTCGGCCGCTGGCTGAGCTGGCTCGACTCCAAGCCGGCGGGCGCCGTCGTCTACGTTTGCTTTGGTAGCCTCTGCGAATTATCTAATGACCAGTTCAAGGATCTCGCGCTCGGACTCGAGGCCTCCGGTCATCTGTTCTTGTGGGTGGTGAGGGAAGGCGCCGGTTGCCCGACGGCGTGGCTGCCGGACGGGTACGAGAGGCGGGTGGAGGGGAGGGGACTGGTGATCCGAGGGTGGGCACCACAGGTAGCGCTCCTGGGCCACCCGGCGGTGGGGGGTTTCGTGacgcactgcgggtggaactcgacGCTGGAGGGGTTGACTGCCGGGAAGCCGATGGCGGCGTGGCCGTTAAATTACGACCAGTTCGTTAACGAGAAGTTACTGACCGAGGTGGCAGGCGTCGGAGTGCGAGTGAGGCGGAGCGAGGCGGTGGGTGCGGCGAGGGTGACGGCGGAGGAGGTGACAGCTGCGGTGCGGGAGCTGATGGGCGGaggggaggcggcggcggagaggAGGCGGAGGGCGAGGGAGTACGCAGCGATGGCTAAAGCGGCGATGAAGGAAGGAGGGTCGTCGTACCAAGACATGACGTGTTTGATGGAGGAGCTGATGGCGTGCCGGGAGCGCAAACCAGGAGGTGCGTTGAACGGAGATGTCGGACTATAG